From a single Miscanthus floridulus cultivar M001 chromosome 8, ASM1932011v1, whole genome shotgun sequence genomic region:
- the LOC136470077 gene encoding predicted GPI-anchored protein 58 has translation MEVAPGASASSPAPPGRGGEVDPGPAVGRSGAEANTPKVRALGKRAVSPVGSAAAAEQVAVEATPPPSQRTEGAPGSAEDRLAPMDTDATPLPPPPPLRMRFVVAKQGPPRSK, from the coding sequence aTGGAGGTGGCacccggggcgtcggcaagcagcccggcacccccgggaaggggaggagaagtggacccggggccggcggttggccgctccggggccgaggccaacaCGCCCAAGGTGCGGGCGTTAGgtaaacgcgccgtcagcccggtaggcTCGGCAGCCGCGgcagagcaggtggcggtggaggcgacgccaccgccctcgcagaggaccgaaggggcgccggggtccgctgaggaccgactggcaccgatggatacggatgcgacgccactgccgccgcctccgccgttgcggatgCGGTTTGTCGTGGCAAAGCAGGGGCCACCCCGTTctaagtaa